In Leptospira stimsonii, a single window of DNA contains:
- a CDS encoding response regulator has translation MNFWLIDDDTIYIMIAKRFLAKDGRTKKLLDFQDGELAIQQLQNLSKNSEELPDAILLDINMPFMDGWQFLDEFKKIQDHLAKKITIFMVSSSVDERDIVKANSFPEVKGYLSKPLTQDHIRKLYDDLE, from the coding sequence ATGAATTTCTGGTTAATCGATGATGACACCATTTATATCATGATTGCGAAACGATTCTTGGCAAAAGACGGTAGAACGAAAAAGTTATTAGACTTTCAGGATGGAGAGCTTGCTATACAACAGCTTCAGAACTTAAGCAAGAATTCGGAAGAACTTCCCGATGCGATACTTTTAGATATCAATATGCCGTTTATGGACGGATGGCAATTCTTAGACGAGTTTAAAAAAATCCAAGACCACCTCGCAAAAAAGATTACGATTTTTATGGTAAGCTCCTCCGTGGACGAAAGGGATATCGTTAAGGCGAATTCCTTTCCGGAAGTGAAAGGTTATCTTTCAAAACCTCTCACCCAGGATCATATTCGAAAACTCTACGATGATTTGGAGTAG
- a CDS encoding FAD-dependent oxidoreductase has product MSGRVYEWKNLGDSRTIKADVVIVGTGCGGATLAYELSKNGKKVVLIEEGGYYHTGTFDNHELNMAGKVSAERNMATDGSGTINLVYGKNVGGASVHYWADSYRTPDDRLNLWKEEYGVHGHSPEDLSPYWKELDETLNVHPAKEEYHNKMNQLVRKACTSLGWEGNPVPQARKNCQKSGHCMQGCMFGAKQSQLVTHIPKAMALGADIYADCKAVRLELKGDRVEFLEAVMMDRPSGKESEIVLKFEAPVFAIAAGGFGSSTFLLRNGWKKRLPALGENLAINPSPFVHAIYDEPILQWRNIPSAFGVEEFRLPRFQNGQYIEGGFLIMANQLQPGSLAALIPGFGTEHREMMKILPHFGGTIGWIDDVPSELGNISVSSSGKRTVSYNFGKLTKAFLKDCIRKQVLLNFRAGAKWVLLPDLKRTKIESEKDIHKVDQLELSPASMMMAAPHPAGGCRMGQDPLRSVVDWKHRVHGLKNLYVSDSSVFPTGVSVDPSYTIMAFSKLAAKFILEDSSVPTN; this is encoded by the coding sequence ATGAGCGGTCGCGTTTATGAATGGAAGAATCTAGGAGATTCAAGGACTATCAAGGCCGATGTCGTGATCGTAGGTACCGGTTGCGGAGGTGCGACCTTGGCTTACGAGCTTTCCAAGAACGGAAAAAAAGTCGTTCTCATCGAAGAAGGAGGTTATTACCATACTGGAACCTTCGACAATCATGAACTCAATATGGCTGGAAAAGTTTCCGCAGAAAGAAACATGGCGACCGACGGATCCGGAACCATCAATCTCGTATATGGAAAGAACGTTGGCGGTGCTTCGGTTCACTATTGGGCGGACAGCTATAGAACCCCGGACGATCGTTTGAATCTCTGGAAAGAAGAATATGGAGTGCATGGGCATTCTCCAGAAGATCTAAGTCCGTATTGGAAAGAATTGGATGAGACTCTGAACGTACATCCCGCTAAAGAAGAATATCATAATAAAATGAATCAGCTCGTTCGAAAGGCGTGCACGTCTCTCGGGTGGGAAGGGAATCCGGTTCCTCAAGCAAGAAAAAATTGCCAGAAGTCCGGACATTGTATGCAAGGTTGTATGTTCGGCGCAAAACAAAGCCAATTAGTCACGCACATTCCGAAAGCGATGGCATTGGGGGCCGATATCTACGCGGATTGTAAAGCCGTCCGATTGGAACTAAAAGGAGATCGAGTGGAATTTTTAGAGGCGGTCATGATGGACCGACCTTCCGGAAAAGAATCCGAAATCGTTCTCAAATTCGAAGCTCCGGTCTTCGCCATCGCCGCAGGCGGTTTTGGAAGTTCCACTTTCTTACTTCGAAACGGATGGAAGAAAAGATTACCTGCACTCGGAGAAAATCTTGCGATCAACCCTTCTCCCTTTGTTCACGCGATCTATGACGAACCCATCCTCCAATGGAGAAACATTCCGTCCGCATTCGGTGTGGAAGAATTTCGACTCCCCCGCTTTCAAAACGGCCAATACATAGAAGGTGGATTTCTTATCATGGCCAACCAATTGCAACCGGGAAGTCTTGCCGCACTTATTCCTGGATTCGGCACCGAACACCGGGAAATGATGAAAATTCTTCCTCACTTTGGCGGAACAATCGGCTGGATCGACGATGTTCCATCGGAACTAGGAAATATTTCCGTAAGTTCCTCCGGAAAAAGAACCGTATCGTATAACTTCGGTAAGTTGACAAAAGCCTTTCTAAAAGATTGTATACGAAAGCAGGTTCTGCTTAATTTTCGAGCCGGAGCCAAATGGGTTCTCCTTCCGGATCTCAAAAGGACGAAAATCGAATCAGAGAAAGATATTCATAAAGTCGATCAACTCGAGTTAAGCCCTGCTTCTATGATGATGGCCGCGCCACATCCAGCTGGCGGTTGTAGAATGGGACAGGATCCTCTACGGTCCGTCGTAGATTGGAAACACAGGGTGCACGGACTTAAAAATCTCTACGTCTCCGACTCGAGCGTATTTCCAACGGGGGTTTCGGTTGATCCGAGTTATACGATCATGGCATTCAGCAAACTGGCCGCCAAATTCATCCTCGAAGACTCCTCCGTACCCACGAATTGA
- a CDS encoding argininosuccinate synthase — protein MAQSKPVKKIVLAYSGGLDTSVILTWLKETYGCEVIAFTADVGQKEELSGLEEKGIQTGASKVYIQDLRLEFARDFIFPAIQGNALYEMRYLLGTSLARPLIAKAMVEVAEKEGADAFAHGATGKGNDQVRFELGVKSLAPEKTIIAPWRIWEFGGRADLIQYAKSKGIPVPVTAEKPYSMDRNLMHISYEGGILEDPYREPDEKMFLLTASPEKAPDAPEYVELDFQEGNCVAVNGKKMNPLEVMEILNTIAGKHGIGRVDIVENRLVGIKSRGVYETPGGTVLFIAHRDLESITIDRDTQHHKDKLSIELAELIYNGHWFSSRMKAVRAFVSETQRYVTGTVKVKMYKGTCSVVGRKSSVSLYNPEMATFEKEELYNQKDAEGFINIYGLPAQETARLRKK, from the coding sequence ATGGCGCAAAGCAAACCTGTTAAGAAAATCGTCCTAGCTTACTCAGGCGGGTTGGATACATCCGTAATTCTCACCTGGCTGAAAGAAACCTATGGTTGTGAAGTAATCGCTTTTACCGCGGACGTAGGTCAAAAAGAAGAACTTTCGGGATTGGAAGAAAAGGGAATTCAAACCGGTGCTTCCAAGGTTTATATCCAAGACCTCCGCCTTGAATTCGCGAGAGATTTTATTTTCCCGGCCATTCAAGGAAACGCGCTCTACGAGATGCGTTATCTTTTAGGAACTTCTTTGGCAAGACCGCTGATCGCAAAAGCAATGGTAGAAGTCGCCGAAAAAGAAGGCGCGGACGCCTTCGCTCACGGAGCGACCGGAAAAGGAAACGATCAGGTTCGTTTCGAACTCGGCGTAAAGTCCTTGGCACCCGAAAAAACAATCATCGCTCCCTGGAGAATCTGGGAATTCGGCGGAAGAGCCGACCTCATCCAATACGCAAAGTCGAAAGGTATTCCGGTTCCCGTAACCGCCGAAAAACCTTACTCTATGGACAGAAACCTAATGCACATTTCCTACGAGGGTGGTATATTAGAAGATCCTTATAGAGAACCGGATGAGAAAATGTTCCTTCTGACGGCTTCTCCCGAAAAAGCGCCGGACGCACCGGAATACGTAGAACTCGATTTTCAAGAAGGTAATTGTGTCGCGGTCAACGGCAAAAAAATGAATCCTCTGGAAGTTATGGAAATCCTCAATACGATCGCCGGCAAACACGGCATCGGTCGAGTTGATATCGTAGAAAACAGACTCGTCGGAATCAAGTCGAGAGGCGTTTACGAAACTCCTGGCGGGACCGTATTATTCATAGCTCATAGAGATTTGGAATCCATCACGATCGACAGAGATACGCAACATCATAAAGATAAATTATCCATCGAATTGGCGGAACTCATCTACAACGGACACTGGTTCTCTTCCAGAATGAAAGCGGTTCGCGCATTTGTCTCGGAAACCCAAAGATACGTCACCGGAACCGTGAAAGTAAAGATGTACAAAGGAACCTGTTCCGTTGTGGGAAGGAAATCTTCCGTTTCTCTTTACAATCCGGAAATGGCGACCTTTGAAAAAGAAGAATTGTACAATCAAAAAGACGCGGAAGGATTTATCAATATCTACGGACTCCCAGCGCAAGAAACGGCAAGGCTTCGTAAAAAATGA
- a CDS encoding NADP-dependent isocitrate dehydrogenase encodes MSEKTKIAIAHGDGIGPEIMEATLKILNAAGAKIDPIEIQIGEKVYKEGHSSGIKPEAWDILRQTKVFLKAPITTPQGGGYKSLNVTVRTTLGLFANVRPCFSLYPYVETKHPILDIVIIRENEEDLYTGIEHQQTNDTVQCLKLISRPGSEKIIRYAFEYARAYGRKKVTAMVKDNIMKQTDGLFHDIFKEVAKEYPELESNSQIIDIGAANLADRPQNFDVVVTLNLYGDIISDIVAQIAGSVGMAGSSNIGEIVSMFEAIHGSAPDIAGKNLANPSGLINAAVMMLVHIGQPDIAAKINNAWLLTIEEGIHTGDIFKPGVSRIKVGTKEFAEAVIGNLGHLPEKFKPVSFGKAKKITIPEYKRVLQKKELVGTDVFLDWTGNDPSELGKKLESISGDLKLKIITNRGVKVYPDGQPETFLIDHWRCRFVSKEALLHPENPTYYPISHKQIGELLLKLDEAGFDAIKTENLYYFNGKRAFSLGQGE; translated from the coding sequence ATGTCCGAAAAAACAAAAATCGCAATCGCCCACGGTGATGGAATCGGTCCTGAAATTATGGAGGCGACTCTCAAAATTCTCAACGCCGCCGGTGCCAAGATCGATCCGATCGAAATTCAAATCGGAGAAAAGGTTTATAAAGAGGGACATTCCTCGGGAATCAAACCGGAAGCCTGGGACATCCTGCGGCAAACAAAAGTTTTTTTGAAAGCTCCGATTACCACTCCGCAAGGTGGAGGTTATAAAAGTTTAAATGTTACGGTCCGAACTACGTTAGGACTTTTCGCAAACGTAAGACCTTGCTTTTCTTTATATCCTTATGTCGAAACCAAACATCCGATCCTAGATATCGTAATCATCCGCGAAAACGAAGAAGACCTTTATACAGGAATCGAACACCAGCAAACCAACGATACGGTCCAATGTCTCAAATTGATTTCTCGTCCCGGTTCCGAAAAAATCATTCGGTACGCGTTTGAATACGCAAGAGCCTATGGTCGCAAAAAAGTGACCGCAATGGTAAAAGACAATATCATGAAGCAAACGGACGGATTGTTCCATGATATTTTTAAGGAAGTCGCGAAGGAATATCCGGAGCTCGAATCCAATTCTCAAATCATCGATATTGGAGCCGCGAACCTCGCGGATCGACCTCAGAACTTCGACGTAGTAGTCACTTTGAATCTATACGGAGATATCATTTCGGATATCGTCGCTCAAATTGCCGGCTCGGTAGGAATGGCAGGCTCTTCCAACATCGGGGAAATCGTTTCCATGTTCGAAGCCATTCACGGATCGGCACCGGATATCGCGGGTAAGAATCTTGCCAATCCTTCCGGACTCATCAACGCCGCAGTGATGATGTTGGTTCACATCGGACAACCGGATATTGCGGCGAAAATCAACAACGCCTGGTTACTGACAATTGAGGAAGGAATTCATACCGGCGATATTTTTAAACCAGGTGTAAGTAGAATCAAGGTCGGAACGAAAGAGTTTGCGGAAGCCGTGATCGGGAATCTAGGTCACCTTCCCGAAAAGTTCAAACCGGTATCTTTCGGAAAAGCGAAGAAAATTACAATTCCTGAATATAAGAGAGTTCTACAAAAGAAAGAACTGGTTGGAACGGATGTTTTCCTCGATTGGACCGGAAACGATCCGAGCGAACTCGGAAAAAAACTCGAATCGATTTCCGGCGATCTGAAATTAAAAATCATCACAAATCGTGGCGTAAAAGTATATCCGGACGGACAACCGGAAACGTTTCTAATCGATCATTGGAGATGTAGATTTGTCAGCAAAGAAGCTCTTTTACATCCGGAAAATCCGACCTACTACCCGATCTCTCACAAACAGATCGGGGAATTACTATTGAAATTGGACGAAGCCGGCTTTGACGCGATCAAAACGGAAAACCTATATTACTTCAACGGAAAACGGGCGTTCTCCTTAGGTCAGGGAGAATGA
- a CDS encoding DUF2905 domain-containing protein translates to MESFGKPFLLLGAFFLILGIFFLYGNKIPFLNELGKLPGDIRIEKENFKFYFPLTTSILISVLISVVLFLIQKLRNGSP, encoded by the coding sequence ATGGAATCCTTCGGCAAACCCTTTCTTCTCCTCGGCGCATTCTTTCTTATCCTAGGAATCTTTTTTCTCTACGGAAATAAAATCCCCTTCTTAAACGAGTTAGGTAAACTTCCCGGGGACATTCGAATTGAAAAAGAAAATTTCAAGTTCTATTTTCCTCTTACCACTTCCATTCTCATTAGCGTTTTGATTTCCGTTGTTCTCTTTTTAATTCAAAAGTTAAGAAACGGTTCGCCATGA
- a CDS encoding PAS domain-containing sensor histidine kinase, which translates to MNELNIQSDEFYKRLVQKSPELICYHKPDGTYLFVSPIVESMLGYQPEELIGRNPYDFFNPLDKERIFKNSHEPAQKGSPIGHIEYQFLRKDGKYIWLQTIAQPVQNETGEVVGILTSSREYVGLTAIVDETEKKQALDEIRLSEEKFFSAFYYSGVGMALVSLDGKWLEVNPYLLDILGYTREELLKLTFQDITHPDDLSEDLSLVRELLEGKRDSYKMEKRYFHKNGSVIWILLIVSIVTDPKKKPLFFISQIQDITDRKNMISALVEKNETLQALSNRLTERNAQLEEFNQIVSHNLRAPIGNIFTLVQMLLEKDETDKDDLLASLEISANDLMSTLNDIIEVIKIRRNLNVDKQMVSFQDAFLKVQNLLSAQIKEADAVIRYDFTTAPEILYPKVYLESILLNLLSNSLKYFDPSRKLEISFVSFHEENRTYLVVRDNGLGIDLRKYGHQIFKMNKTFHREKEGQGIGLFMTKNQIESLGGEITVDSTPGRGTAFVINFNKYNDFEQR; encoded by the coding sequence TTGAATGAATTGAATATTCAATCCGATGAATTCTATAAACGATTAGTTCAAAAAAGCCCCGAGCTAATTTGTTATCATAAACCGGACGGAACCTATCTATTTGTAAGTCCGATTGTCGAATCGATGTTAGGCTATCAACCGGAAGAATTGATCGGCAGAAATCCGTATGATTTTTTCAATCCTCTCGATAAAGAACGCATTTTTAAAAATTCGCACGAGCCGGCGCAGAAAGGTTCTCCAATCGGGCATATCGAATATCAATTTCTTAGAAAAGATGGGAAGTATATTTGGTTACAAACCATCGCCCAACCAGTTCAAAACGAAACGGGCGAGGTCGTCGGAATTCTTACCAGTTCGAGAGAATATGTAGGACTGACTGCGATCGTCGATGAAACCGAGAAAAAGCAAGCCTTAGACGAGATCCGATTATCGGAGGAAAAATTTTTCAGTGCATTTTATTATTCCGGAGTCGGAATGGCGTTGGTCTCGTTAGACGGAAAATGGTTGGAAGTAAATCCTTATCTATTGGATATACTCGGTTATACGAGGGAAGAACTTTTAAAACTTACGTTTCAGGATATCACTCATCCGGATGATTTATCTGAAGATCTCAGTCTGGTTCGGGAGCTCCTCGAAGGTAAGAGGGATTCCTATAAAATGGAAAAAAGATATTTCCACAAGAACGGAAGTGTCATTTGGATTCTTTTGATCGTTTCGATTGTAACTGATCCTAAAAAGAAACCTTTGTTTTTCATCTCTCAAATTCAAGACATCACGGATCGCAAAAATATGATTTCCGCATTGGTCGAAAAAAACGAAACTCTACAGGCGCTGAGCAATCGACTAACAGAAAGAAACGCTCAGTTGGAAGAATTCAATCAGATCGTTTCCCATAACCTTCGTGCGCCGATCGGGAATATCTTCACCTTAGTTCAAATGCTTTTGGAAAAAGACGAGACTGACAAAGACGATCTTCTTGCATCCCTTGAAATCAGCGCGAATGACCTGATGTCGACTTTAAACGATATCATTGAAGTGATAAAGATTAGAAGGAATCTAAACGTAGATAAACAAATGGTTTCCTTCCAAGACGCATTTCTAAAAGTGCAGAATTTACTCTCCGCCCAAATCAAAGAAGCAGACGCAGTAATCAGATATGATTTCACGACGGCGCCCGAAATTCTTTATCCAAAAGTATACTTGGAAAGTATTCTTTTGAATTTATTGAGTAATTCGCTGAAATATTTCGATCCGAGTCGTAAATTGGAAATTTCATTCGTCTCATTTCACGAGGAAAATAGAACCTATTTAGTCGTTCGAGACAATGGCCTCGGTATCGATCTTCGAAAATATGGACACCAGATTTTCAAAATGAATAAAACCTTTCATAGAGAAAAAGAAGGACAAGGAATCGGATTGTTTATGACGAAGAATCAGATAGAATCTTTAGGTGGAGAAATAACTGTGGATAGTACTCCCGGTCGGGGAACCGCCTTCGTAATAAATTTTAACAAATATAATGATTTTGAACAAAGATAA
- a CDS encoding NAD-dependent epimerase/dehydratase family protein, with the protein MIDLRGKTVCITGIGGFIGKRLAEIAKERGILVRGIELDPTKVKILREKGFTIIHGSTSDPLAMQEAVSGSDYVIHTAAIVREGGSLEEFRKVNVHSSVELAKIARACGAKGMIHYSSVMVYGFSYPANISEEGPFRGEGNPYCMTKIEGESALLPLNDPPSFGILFIRPGDVYGPGSGPWVVRPIQLMKKKLFSLPNGGKGRINLTYVDNLVEGTLLALEKEAWGEAFNITDGTTMTWKEYFFQLADSAGLSKPLSAPAWFLKVLIFIMGILYKSVGKEPPATTEGVNFILRENAVSIEKAKSILGYRPKVKTDDALQITRAWIGSYSKSS; encoded by the coding sequence ATGATCGATTTAAGAGGAAAAACCGTTTGTATCACCGGGATCGGCGGATTCATCGGAAAACGTTTAGCCGAGATCGCTAAGGAACGAGGAATTCTTGTTCGAGGAATCGAGCTCGATCCGACAAAGGTTAAGATTCTTCGTGAAAAAGGTTTTACGATCATTCACGGGAGCACGAGCGATCCACTCGCAATGCAGGAGGCCGTATCCGGATCGGATTACGTAATTCATACCGCGGCCATCGTGAGAGAAGGAGGTTCCTTAGAAGAATTCAGAAAAGTGAATGTTCATTCCTCGGTAGAATTAGCGAAGATCGCGAGAGCTTGCGGTGCAAAGGGTATGATTCATTATTCTTCCGTGATGGTTTACGGCTTTTCCTATCCCGCAAACATTTCCGAAGAAGGACCCTTTCGAGGCGAAGGAAATCCTTATTGTATGACAAAGATCGAGGGAGAATCAGCACTCCTCCCTCTCAACGACCCTCCGTCATTCGGAATTTTATTTATCCGTCCGGGCGATGTTTATGGACCCGGATCAGGGCCCTGGGTCGTTCGACCGATTCAACTGATGAAGAAAAAATTATTCTCACTTCCGAACGGCGGCAAAGGAAGAATCAATCTAACCTATGTTGACAATCTCGTAGAAGGCACGTTACTCGCCTTAGAAAAAGAAGCTTGGGGAGAAGCGTTTAATATCACGGACGGAACTACGATGACTTGGAAAGAATATTTTTTTCAACTTGCGGACTCCGCCGGACTTTCTAAACCGTTGTCGGCTCCGGCTTGGTTTCTAAAGGTTTTGATTTTTATAATGGGAATTCTATATAAGTCCGTTGGAAAAGAGCCGCCTGCAACAACCGAAGGGGTAAATTTTATTCTGAGAGAAAATGCAGTATCGATCGAAAAAGCGAAATCGATTCTAGGTTATAGACCGAAAGTGAAAACGGACGACGCGTTACAAATAACACGCGCTTGGATCGGGTCCTACTCCAAATCATCGTAG
- a CDS encoding ferredoxin, with translation MADKNDKVKQNAPGKYYIDNSCVPCNDCVEEAPMLLKYTDDESKVYFHRQPANPEEEVAAKKAMEICPVEALGDDGE, from the coding sequence ATGGCTGACAAAAACGACAAGGTCAAACAAAACGCTCCCGGTAAATATTATATCGATAACAGCTGTGTTCCGTGCAACGATTGTGTGGAAGAAGCGCCCATGCTTTTAAAATATACGGATGACGAATCCAAAGTTTACTTTCATAGACAACCGGCAAATCCGGAAGAAGAAGTGGCCGCGAAAAAAGCCATGGAAATTTGTCCTGTGGAAGCTCTTGGAGATGATGGAGAATAA
- a CDS encoding pyridoxal phosphate-dependent aminotransferase yields the protein MKDEFRFSSRFSFQGGENEFAEILSDYKRQNVAYIDLTASNPTQAGFQYPSEAIRHSFQTADLISYLPDPQGDKTARDTIREYYKSKGMEIQSEDLFLVSSSSEAYSYLFKLFCDAGDSILIPAPGYPLFEFLSAMEGLNTISYYTKKENLWKLQRSDLKPKDLEKSKLLLIVSPNNPTGSIFTESDFASIKELLIYHNIPLIIDEVFSDYVYDGEVHSTLIDTETPVITVNGLSKILGMPGMKLSWILLSGPANWKRKTKEFLELISDTYLSVNTPVQNVLSDLMKWRTMIQTQVLKRIQRNRTTLKRILSEFELSKKILCDLPKAGWYCTLESEFFFPEEKFALRLLKEKQVYTHAGEMFGFPELDDSGRIVLSLLTETESFEIGMGRIVEFLNESGSA from the coding sequence ATGAAAGATGAATTTCGTTTTAGTTCTCGATTCTCTTTTCAAGGAGGGGAAAACGAATTCGCAGAAATTCTTTCCGACTACAAAAGGCAAAACGTAGCTTATATCGATCTAACCGCTTCCAATCCAACTCAAGCAGGGTTTCAATATCCATCAGAGGCGATTCGTCATAGTTTTCAAACCGCCGATTTGATCAGCTATCTTCCGGACCCTCAAGGTGACAAAACGGCTCGTGATACCATTCGCGAATATTATAAATCTAAAGGAATGGAAATCCAATCGGAAGATCTTTTTTTAGTTTCTTCTTCTTCCGAAGCCTACTCCTACTTATTCAAGCTTTTTTGCGATGCGGGGGACTCGATTCTTATCCCTGCCCCAGGATATCCCCTATTTGAATTTCTTTCCGCAATGGAAGGTCTGAATACGATTTCCTATTATACAAAAAAAGAAAATCTTTGGAAATTACAGAGATCGGATTTAAAACCTAAGGATCTAGAAAAAAGTAAACTTCTTTTAATCGTAAGTCCGAACAACCCCACGGGTTCCATTTTCACCGAATCGGATTTTGCATCGATAAAGGAATTATTAATATATCATAATATTCCTTTGATAATCGACGAAGTATTCTCCGATTATGTTTACGACGGTGAAGTCCATTCAACGTTGATCGACACGGAAACTCCCGTGATTACCGTAAACGGTTTATCGAAGATTTTGGGAATGCCTGGAATGAAACTTTCCTGGATTCTACTCAGCGGTCCCGCGAACTGGAAAAGAAAAACGAAAGAATTTTTGGAATTAATTTCCGACACTTATCTTTCCGTAAATACTCCCGTGCAAAACGTTCTCTCGGATTTAATGAAGTGGAGAACGATGATCCAAACTCAGGTTTTAAAAAGAATTCAAAGAAATCGCACTACTTTGAAACGGATTCTTTCCGAGTTCGAGCTTTCTAAAAAAATTCTCTGCGATCTACCGAAGGCCGGCTGGTATTGCACTTTAGAAAGTGAGTTTTTTTTCCCGGAGGAAAAATTCGCGCTTCGATTATTAAAAGAAAAACAAGTTTATACTCATGCCGGAGAGATGTTCGGTTTTCCGGAGTTAGA
- a CDS encoding nucleoside-diphosphate kinase, producing the protein MSRTFIMIKPDGVKNKHVGDILARIEKEGFKILGLKYLKLSLEDAKQFYKVHSARPFYNDLCSYMSSGPIVAAALERDNAVLHWREVIGATDPKEAAAGTIRALFAESKEANAVHGSDSDDNAALEISFFFKGNELF; encoded by the coding sequence ATGTCCAGAACGTTTATCATGATCAAACCCGACGGTGTTAAAAACAAACACGTCGGAGATATTCTCGCAAGAATTGAAAAAGAAGGATTCAAAATTCTTGGTTTAAAATACCTCAAGTTGTCCCTCGAGGACGCAAAACAATTCTATAAAGTTCACTCAGCTCGTCCGTTTTACAACGACCTTTGCTCTTACATGTCCTCCGGTCCGATCGTCGCGGCCGCTCTCGAAAGAGACAACGCGGTTCTTCACTGGAGAGAAGTAATCGGGGCTACCGATCCAAAGGAAGCGGCGGCTGGAACGATACGTGCACTCTTTGCGGAAAGCAAGGAAGCAAACGCGGTGCACGGTTCCGATTCGGATGACAACGCGGCTCTTGAAATCTCCTTTTTCTTCAAAGGAAACGAGCTGTTCTAA
- the coaD gene encoding pantetheine-phosphate adenylyltransferase, whose translation MNRIAIYPGSFDPLTNGHLDILHRSLALFDKVIIAIAVNSNKTTLFSIEERLGFISEVTRGIEGMEIDTFQGLTVDYCAKVGATSIIRGLRAVTDFDYEYAISLMNKKLAPEVETVFLMSSNEYSFISSTIVKEVARHGRDVSNQVPEIVSKALLKKLSQ comes from the coding sequence ATGAATCGAATCGCAATTTATCCGGGTTCCTTCGATCCGTTGACAAACGGTCATTTGGACATTCTCCATCGGTCTCTTGCCTTGTTCGACAAGGTCATTATTGCGATCGCGGTGAATTCCAATAAGACAACGTTGTTTTCGATCGAAGAAAGGCTTGGATTTATCAGCGAAGTTACGAGAGGAATAGAGGGCATGGAAATAGATACGTTCCAAGGTCTTACTGTAGACTATTGCGCCAAAGTCGGAGCGACCAGCATCATTCGAGGCCTGAGAGCCGTTACTGATTTCGACTATGAATATGCAATTTCTCTCATGAACAAAAAACTCGCGCCGGAAGTGGAAACCGTTTTTCTCATGTCTTCAAACGAGTATTCGTTCATATCCTCTACGATCGTAAAGGAAGTCGCGAGACACGGTCGAGACGTAAGCAATCAAGTCCCGGAAATCGTAAGCAAAGCATTACTTAAAAAACTCTCTCAATAA